The following proteins are co-located in the Limanda limanda chromosome 5, fLimLim1.1, whole genome shotgun sequence genome:
- the LOC133001958 gene encoding nuclear receptor subfamily 5 group A member 2-like, whose amino-acid sequence MLGDKAHGVTLKVMEYTYDDDLEELCPVCGDKVSGYHYGLLTCESCKGFFKRTVQNNKRYTCAENQECKIDKTQRKRCPFCRFQKCLNVGMRLEAVRADRMRGGRNKFGPMYKRDRALKQQKKALIRSTGFKLESAAPPPASPLQTDYGFTGTLHTLPTISKNLLPSTPSSITPTDYEANLYGPPSLGMAMQSHMPITSQYQYTAFPGRAIKAECPDYTSSPESLTGYPYPDMYPSASPQPPSLPPLVLELLRCDPDELVVQNKIVTHLQQEQSGRGRLDKPSTFSLMCRMADQTLFSIVEWARSCIFFKELRVGDQMKLLHNCWSELLVLDHIFRQVQHGKEDSILLVTGQEVELSSILSQADVTLSGLVQRGQELAARLRVLQVDRREIACLKFLLLFNPNVKLLENQAFVEGVQEQVNAALLEYTLSIYPQFQEKFSQLVMRLPELRSLSTQAEDYLCYMHLSGEVPCNNLLIEMLHAKRA is encoded by the exons ATGTTGGGAGACAAGGCTCACG GTGTAACTTTGAAGGTTATGGAATACACATATGATGATGACCTTGAGGagctgtgtcctgtgtgtggagACAAAGTGTCTGGATACCACTACGGTCTGCTCACCTGTGAGAGCTGCAAG GGCTTCTTTAAGAGAACGGTGCAGAATAACAAAAGGTACACATGTGCGGAAAACCAGGAGTGTAAAATAGACAAGACCCAGAGGAAGAGATGTCCTTTCTGTCGCTTCCAGAAATGCCTCAACGTCGGGATGCGGCTAGAAG CGGTGCGAGCAGACCGCATGCGTGGGGGGAGGAATAAATTTGGCCCCATGTACAAGAGAGACAGGGCCTTGAAGCAACAGAAGAAGGCTTTGATACGATCCACTGGGTTCAAGCTGGAGAGcgcagctcctccaccagcctCTCCGCTGCAGACTGACTATGGCTTCACCGGCACCCTGCACACGCTGCCCACCATTTCCAAAAATTTGCTCCCCTCCACCCCAAGCTCTATCACCCCGACAGACTACGAGGCCAACCTCTATGGACCCCCATCCTTAGGCATGGCCATGCAGTCCCACATGCCGATCACTAGCCAGTACCAGTACACAGCCTTCCCTGGCAGGGCAATTAAAGCTGAGTGTCCTGACTACACCAGCTCACCTGAGTCTCTGACAGGATATCCCTACCCAGACATGTACCCCTCAGCCTCGCCACAGCCGCCCAGCCTGCCAccactggtgctggagctgctgcgcTGTGATCCAGATGAACTGGTGGTGCAAAATAAGATTGTGACTCatctgcagcaggagcagagtgGCCGGGGCCGGCTGGACAAGCCCAGCACCTTCAGTCTAATGTGTCGCATGGCAGACCAGACTCTCTTCTCAATAGTGGAGTGGGCTCGAAGCTGCATCTTCTTCAAGGAGCTCAGG GTGGGAGATCAAATGAAGCTGCTCCATAACTGCTGGTCGGAACTCCTGGTGCTGGATCACATTTTCAGACAAGTGCAACATGGAAAGGAAGACAGTATCCTGCTGGTGACCGGCCAGGAG GTGGAGCTGTCATCCATCCTGTCCCAAGCCGATGTTACTCTGTCCGGTTTGGTGCAGAGAGGTCAGGAGCTGGCGGCAAGGTTGCGGGTGCTGCAGGTTGACCGCAGAGAGATCGCCTGCCTGAAATTCCTCCTCTTGTTCAACCCCA atgtgaagctgctggagAACCAGGCATTTGTGGAGGGTGTCCAGGAGCAGGTGAATGCGGCACTGCTGGAGTACACCCTGTCCATTTACCCTCAGTTCCAGGAGAAGTTCAGCCAACTGGTGATGCGGCTGCCAGAGCTGCGCTCCCTCAGCACGCAGGCCGAGGACTACCTGTGCTACATGCATCTGAGCGGAGAGGTGCCCTGCAACAACCTGCTCATTGAGATGCTGCATGCCAAACGAGCGTGA